A segment of the Desulfonatronum sp. SC1 genome:
CACAAACAGATATTTGGATTGGAGCCTCTCCGGAGATTCTGCTAAAACATACAGATGGTATATGCACCACCGTTTCACTTGCCCGAACACGAGATTCTGCTAGCCTAAAAACAGACAACTGGTCGGAAAAGGAGATAGAAGAGCAAGGTATTGTGAGCAACTACATCGATAAAATTCTGGAACAATTCCGCATTGCTCCCGTTGATAAACATGGCCCGGTGATTGTAAATGCAGGAAATGTGTCGCACCTTAAAACAAGTTATCAATTTCCGTACAGCAGTGTGGCTGGCAGTATGAGCCGGTTGGTTGAACAATTGCATCCC
Coding sequences within it:
- a CDS encoding chorismate-binding protein, which translates into the protein QTDIWIGASPEILLKHTDGICTTVSLARTRDSASLKTDNWSEKEIEEQGIVSNYIDKILEQFRIAPVDKHGPVIVNAGNVSHLKTSYQFPYSSVAGSMSRLVEQLHPTPALCGEPKQQAFNLIRRVEKHKRYYYGGFIGPVAENEMHLFVNIR